TTCATAGATACGTACCATATCATTGCTGGTAATTTTTCCATCACCATCCACATCCATATACTTGATATCCCCTGGCATTGTATTCAGCAAATGTGGTGACGCATCAATCTCCGCCTGGTTCTGATAAATACCATCTGTCTTATACACCAACCAGGAGTCTATGCTGTGATCAGTCCTACGCTGCCATTCCGGCGTATTTTGTGCTTCGTCAAAAAAATGAATCTTATTACGTACAAAAGTGAAATTTCCACCCACTGAGTAGCTAAAGTCATTAACTCTATTGCGGTAAAGCAAACTACTTTCCACCCCTCTGTTTGAAATTTCACCAATGTTTTGATCAGGTAGCGTTAATCCTGTATAGCGTGGTACAGAAGCTTGTTTGGGTGTTAAGATGTCCGTACGCATCGAATAAAAATACTGCAAGTCAAAACTCAAGGTATTCTTGAAGAAAACAGACTCAAAGCCTACGTTTTTCGTATCCACTTTTTCCCAGGTAATATTTGGATTAGCCAATCTTCCGACAGTAAAACCCTTTGTTCTTTTTGGGTCAAGACCAAACATGGCACCATCTCCAAGAACATAGGTACTGATATATTGAAAAGGGTCCACACGGTCGTTTCCTAGCTTGCCCCAGGAAGCCTTGATTTTCAACTCATTGACAAAAGGCACATTTTCCTTGAAAAAATTCTCCTGAGAAATACGCCAGCCTGCCGATACCCCCGGGAACCAACCCCAACGTGCATTGCTCATAAAGTTTTGTGAGCCATCTCTTCGCACTGTAATATCAGCCAGATACTTATCCTTAAAACCATAACTTACACGACCAAAATAATTCTGACGTGCCGAAATCGTTGCTTTTCCGTCATTATTTTTTTGATTGTCACTTCCCGCAAATAGGTAATCTACGGCATCGCTTAAAAAGTCTCTCCGATACGCCGAAAACCAATCACCTCTGTTCTTGCTCTGCTCATAAGCAATGAAAGCATTGACACTATGTGAGCCAAATTTCTTGTCGTATCCGATTTTAAAATTCCAGGTCTCAGTGCGTATATCATCGTTTCTTTCAGTGAGGTTGATATTTGCATCGCCCGTTGTTTCACGGATATTATCGTAATTCTTTGTTGCAGGATTATAACGATAAGCATCCCACATATCATTCAGCTTCTTTTCATGTCTATATTGTGAATCGAATGCTGCGTAACCAGAAAAACTTAATCCATCTAATAACCAAGGTGTTTTGAGATCAAAACCTGCTTTTGTATTGACAAAATTATCCTTTACACGCTGATAGCCGGTCTTACCCGAAGCCAGAATCGTCAAATTATTACCCCACGAAAGACCTGGACCGGGCAATCCATTCGGATAATAGTCAGGCAAAAAAGGATAGGCATGGAACGCTTCCCAAAAGAAGGTTCCCATATCGTAATTTGAATTATTCCGATTTTCCTGTCTGGTGGCTACCTCAACTAATACCGAAAGGTCTTTGGTTACCTTAGCATCCAAGTTGGTGCGAAATTGAACTGTCCTAAAATTTAGATCCGTATTTCTAAACCCTGGTTTCTGATAGAGGTATCCTCCCGAAACATAATAACGCACTTTTTCGTCTCCACCGCGAAGTGACAGAGAATGTTGCGTCTGTGGAGAAGATTTAAATACGGACTTCATCCAATCGGTGTTGGCATACAATAAGGGATCAATCGTTCCATCCAGATACTTTCCTTTGATATCTTTATACTTTTCAGCACGCCCAAAATGTGCATTGATTTCATCATCATACACCATAAACTGGTAAGAATCCATCAGCTTTGGTGTCCTTGTATGTTCGGAAAAACCGTAATTACCATCGTAGGTGATGGTCGGTTTATCACCGTTACCGCGTTTCGTCGTGACCAAAATAACACCATTTGCTGCTTGGGCACCATATATGGCAGCCGACGCATCTTTTAAGACCGAAATTGTCTCTATATCACTTGGATTAAGCCGCTCTATTCCACCGCGATTGGCCACTCCATCAATGACATACAAAGGACTGTTGTTCCCCAAAGATCCCTTGCCACGGATATAGATCTGCGATTGATCATTTCCAGGTTCACCAGAGCGATTATTAGCTACTACACCCGGCATTCTTCCTGCTAGGGAATTGGACAGATTCGGTGCAGGAGATCGCTGCAGCTCGCTCCCCGAAACCTGGCTCACCGACCCCGTCAATGTTGCTTTCTTCTGTGTTCCGTACCCAATGACCACAACCTCTTCAAGCTGCGCGAGATCTTCCTGGAGAACGACATCAATAGCCTGTCGCTGATAGGCAATCTCTTGAGAAAGGTATCCCAAATAAGAAAATTGTAAAATACTATTTTCTTTTTCAACGACCAGCGAAAATTGACCATCGCTATTTGACTGCGTCATTTTATCCGTACCTTTTATGCGTACAGATACCCCTGCCAAAGGCTTTCCTTGCTGATCTTTGATTACACCCGAAGCTATTCTATCCTGAACCTTTGTTGTCGAACGTATAATAATACGGTTTTCGCTGACCATATCCATTTCCAAGGATTCCTTGGCTAAAATTGGCAACAAAAGATCAGTCCATTTTTTATTGCGGACGTCAACATGCTTGATTTTAATCGCATTGATCGTGTTATCGTTGTAGATAAAATTGATCTTGGTCTGCTCTTCAATTGAAGTCAATAGATTTTTGAGTCGGATCTCTTCAAACCGTAAAGAAACTGTTTTCTGCGCTTTCGATTCTTTTGCAAATCCGGTGGCGACACATGCAAATAAGAAAATGATTAAAAATTTGGCCATTAACAACCATTTTAGATAATACGAGATAGGCACATGATAAAGAACATGTGATTTTTTTTTCATAATTTTGGTATTTAAGAAATAATCGATTGGCATCCTACTTTCCTAGGGTCCGATGCCATTGGTTAAAACATTTGGGTATTGCTCACTATGAGGGATACCCTTTTTTTATATTACTTTACATAAAGTGTATCATTTTGGGTATAATAATTTAGTTTAGTACCTGTGCGCTTGATGACATTCAAGACTTCTTCACAGGTTGTTTCGTCAAATATGCCGGTGATGGGCTCTTTTGCGAGCCGCTCATTTTCGACGACAATAGGTTTACCGAACCAACGCTCCATTATCTTTGCAACCATATCAAAACCTTCGCCATTGAAAACCAATCTATTTTTCATCCAGAGTGTTTCAGTAACTTCGGCATCAACGAGGTCAAGCTTTGCAAAGGTCACTTTTGGTTGCTGAACAACAGACTTACTCCGATGATCATTCGTTGATACAGGTTGATTGATCACAGACACTTTATTACCCGGAAGGAGTTCATATAGCTTCTCCTGCTGATTATCCATGACCTTTAGACGCACTTTCCCTTCGATCAGGGAGGTTGTCGTGGTGTTCTCATCGGGAAGCGCCCGGAGGTTAAATTTTGTACCTAAGACCTGTACCTCCGCATACGCCGTTTTGATTTTCAACGGTAAATTGGGGTTCTTGGCTATAGCGAAATAACCTTCACCAACCAATTCCAGCACACGGTCAGTCTTACCAAATCCAGCCTTCAACCGCAATACACTTTCATTGTTCAGCCATACTTCCGAGCCATCGCTCAATTTGATCGATTTACGTTCCCCTTTGCCAGTAACAATGGTCTGCCATTCCGCATCTCCAGCTACCTTTTTATCATTTTTGATAAACCAAAAGGACCATACCCCAAAAACGATAAATAGGCTGGCGGCAATGGATAGTAACTTAACTTTACGGCGACCTATAAACGGACGGACGGTTACATCCTCAACAGCGGTAAGCTCTATTGGTCTTGACTTTTCATAGCTTATTTCAGCTTCTAGATCTTCTTCCTCATGCTTCTCCGCTAAATAGGCCAATAACTCCCTTTTATTTTTGTCGACACGTAGCAAGTCATCCAGCGCGATTCTCTCCTCGGATGTGAGCTCTCCTGCTAGCAACTTAGCCGCTAAAAATAAAAAGTATTGTTCCTCAGATGAAAACATGTGCATTCGGTCTATTTGGAGTAGAGACACCTGAAGAAACCAAAATCCCCAATAGAAAAATTATTTTTTTTCTTTAATACAGGACCACAGCTTTTCTAAAGCAATTTGAATATGTCGGTCTACCGTTTTCTTGGATATGCCCATCATTTCCGCAGTTTCCAAATACGTTTTCCTTTCCTCTTTCACCAGTTTAAAAGCCTCTTTCGTTTTCGGCGGAAGCCCCTCGACAGCCTGTTGAATACGTTGGATACTCTCTGTTGATATTAAAATTTGCTCCGGGGTATTTTTATCAATCAACGTATCCTGATATTCCGTTCCGTCAGTGAGTACGACCTGGCGGATGCGCAGGAGGTTAAGGCATTTGTTTTTTATCGCTCGAAGCAAATAGCCCTCGACATTTGCGATGTTCATTAAATCTGGCCCCAGGTACCAAATTTTCCATAGGACTTCGGAAACCACATCTTCGGCTAGCTGCTTATCCTTGATAAAAGAAATCGCATTGGTCTTCAAAACTCCATAATTGGCCACGAAATAAGCCTTAAACGAGCTTTCATCTCGATCAATGGCAATATTCCTCTTATTTTCCGCAGATAAAGGTTTCAAATACATTGGTTACTTTGCAATTCGCAGCACAAGTTAAACAAATTCATTCCAAGAATGCAAAAAAAATCGAAAGCTCAGTGCCAAGGTTTTCTCATGAGGTCAAGGCAATACATTGACCAGTCATGTATAAACTATGGATCAGACAACTCAAATTTTTTCCACAAAGGTGTTCTGCAGCATGGGGCAAGGCAAGAAAAAAGCCGCTTGGAAAATCCAAAACGGCTTGATATATAGCGTAAAAAAGTTTCGACATAGACTATTCATGCAACACCAAAATCGCTTTAACCGATCGGTTCAGAACTTCATTCACCGTACTACTTGCAAATAAACGATAAATCATATTATGGTTGCGTTTGACCAAACATAGAATATCGGTCTGATTGTTTTCCACAAAATCAACGATCGCATGTGATGGGCGTGTATCATCCTCATCCACATAGTTAAAGTTGATAGTTACGTTAGGAAGCAACTGACGCATTTTTTTCTCCCCATTACGCACCAGCTTTTCGTCCAAATCCCTTTCTGAAACATGTAGAATTTCCAACTTCTTGGGGTCCGAAAGTTTTAAAATACGATTGAGCGCTTTGACATCACGCACAGACAATTTTGTCGTTTTGTAATCCGTTGCCAATGTAATGACCGGAATGGCGGACAGATTACTTTCAGGAGGTACAATCAAGGTCGGAATACGCAATTTTGTCACAGCCATACTTGCATTACTACCGACAATTTCCTTAATGCCCGTCGCCCCAGTGATTCCCATCACCAAAAAAGAAACATCGGTATATTCAACATACTTTGTGACTACATTACGCAGATAACCTACTTCGACAACAGATCTCACTTTAAGGCCATTGTATTTATTTTCCTGAACCACCTGATCAGTCCATTCTTGCAAAGCAGCTCGTTTTCTAGCGTAATAATCTTCTATAAAGATCGCGTTATAAGTACTGTTGTTGATCCCTTCTGTCGGGTGTATGGCGTGTACAACAGCAATTTCCATATGCAAACGAGAAGCCAAAGACAAGGCATAACGCAAAGCATGACTTGCATTGATTGAAAAATCAGAGGCAACGAGAATTTGTTTCATTTTTTAAGTTTTAATATTAAACTGCCAATAGCCATGTGTACAAAGTCAATGGATGACAAAAACATTCAGATAACAATCAACTAAATAAAAAGATGGAAGAATACAAATAGTAATAAAGCCAAGCCAATCGACACAGGTAAAGTAAGTACCCAAGCAAGACCGATACTTTTGAGTGTTCCTTTGTTTAAATTGCTCTTTCCTCCAGAAGCTACCATTGAACCAGCAATACCACTTGAGAGCACATGCGTTGTGCTAACGGGCAAACCCAATACGGTACTGATACCAATTGTCGAAGCTGCGACAATCTCGCTTGAGGCCCCCTGAGCATAACTCAAATGTTCATTTCCTATTTTTTCACCTATTGTTATTACAATACGTTTCCAACCGATCATTGTTCCCAAACCTAGTGCTACCGAAATCGTTAAGATCACCCAAATCGGTGCAAAGTCCGTAAGATGTTTCAATTCAACCAACTTACGATTGAGCTCCAAACGATTTTCAGCATTGATATTGATCCGTTTATTGCTCTCCAATGTAGCAATCGATTTGACCAAACCTTCAACCTCTTTTCTGAATTTAAACGTCCCAGCTTTATCCGTTACACTTTTATCCATCAAATGCAACTTGACTTGCTCAATCTCTTCATGGACATGTGCAAACATCGTTCCTTGAACAACATTACTGGAAGCAATTGTCTGCAACACGATTTCCGTTTGATCGAGCGTTTTAATGACAGCCGCATCTGGTACGGAATGGTTTATTGCAAAACGGGCAGGAAGAAATGCAATTAAGATCAACATAAACAGCCCTACTCCTTTTTGTCCATCATTGCTACCGTGAAAAAAACTGACCAATGTACAGGTCAGTATAAGAATACCCCGTACTAAAAATGGGGGTCTGTCATCTTCTCCTTGTGGGATGTGAAAAAGTGCTTTATAACGGACAACATGCTTCAAAAAGAGCATCAATATCACCGCTAGACCAAAGCCAATCAAAGGTGACAGAATCAAAGAAAGACCAATTTCCTCAGCCTTATGCCAATTGACACCGCTGCCACCATGATACCAGGTGAAACCTATACCAGCCCCGATAAGGGCACCAATCAAGGTATGTGAACTCGAACAAGGAATACCAAAATACCAAGTCCCCAAATTCCAGATAATAGCAGCCAATAATACAGAAAGGACCAGACAAGCGCCTACGGAAACCGGGAGTGCCATTAAGGTATCCAGAGGCACCAATTTAAGGATTCCCATAGCCACGGCTATTCCGCCTGCGAAAACACCGAGAAAATTCCAAAAACCAGACCAAGGAATGGCTACAATTGGTTTAAGTGCTTTGGTATAAATGACCGTTGCAACAGCATTCGCGGTATCATGAAAGCCATTGACAAATTCAAAGGCCACAACGGCAAATAAACAAAGGGCAAAAACAATAAGGAGTCCAGTACTAAGATCGGTTTCCCCTAAGAGAGGAATCATGTTGCAGAAAATGTGCATAGTATTCTTTCATAAGATTTATGGTTGTCCTTGCTTAGTTTTTCTTACTTGCTGAGTTTTCCTTAAGGAAAACTACCGCAGGAACAATCGCTTCATTCAGCTCAAAAATAATTTTCAGATGTTAACTTTTGATAAAGGATATATTACGTTATACAACAAGAAAGAAAAACTTAAAACACTGTTAACGAATCTTATTCCGTCGCTATTTTATTTCTCACAAATTTCTTAATTTTCAGGGAGCTAATACGAACTTTATAGGGACCTCATTCGGACTTCATTCGGATGAAAGCGAATAAAGACCGAATAAGTTCCGTAGAAATAACGATTATAAAACGGAATAAAATCAAATTTGACCACTAGTTTTTACCCAAATAAATATAGACAAATCAAAACCCCGTAAAAGACCAGCTGTGAAGTAAGAGTCGTATTAGACCAACTGTAAAGTAAAAGCCGTGTTAAACCTTTTGTAAACCTTTTTCAAGAATGGACATTGCTATCTGCAAAAAACCAAGCAGACGATTCAAGGGAATTTTGATCCGCCATTTACAGCAAAAACAGGACGATTTACCGATTCAAACCTACAGTCCACCGAAAAGCACAAACTTTTTAAATTTAAACTCGTTACTTTAGACAAAAATAAATTTAACACCGAATTAATTATGCCTAAATCCTCCTCATTAAACTGTTCCCTGACGAACTATGCTCCCTTACAGCGGATTACACTTCGTACGCTACCTTTTCTCGTCGCTATGTATTGCCTACTCTTCGCGCAACATGCAAAAGCTCAATCTTTAGACTGGTCTACAAAAGATATTATATTTAAAAGTGAGGGTATTAAGTTAACAGGAACCATACTTCAGCCTCGCCGTGCCCATGCGGCCATTGTCCTTATCCATGGTTCTGGACAAGAGAAAAGGATGATGGAGTTTGCCTCATATTTGGCTCAAAACGGTATTGCTGTATTTACTTATGACAAGCGCGGAGTTGGTAAATCTGAGGGAACCTACGCTGGCCCTGAGGTCGGTACAAATAATATCGACTCTGCCAACCTCCACCTGCTGGCCAAAGATGCACAAGCAGCGGTAAAAGCATTCCATCAGCAACTCGGGAAGGCGAACATTCCAATGGGACTACTTGGATTCAGCCAAGCGGGATGGATCATTCCCTTAGCGACTAACCAAAATCCTTTGATCGACTTTTTTGTCTTGTACAGTGGAGCAGTTATCCCTGCCCGTGAGCAGCTGCGCTTCCAGTTCTTTACGAATGGAAAAAAAGATTTTTGGGATAAACATACGGAAGCCGATGCCCGACAACATGTGGCGAATGATCCGGATCGCTATCAATTTACAAATACCGATCCCATGACACCACTTAAAACGATAACAACTCCAGGGCTCTGGCTTTTTGGATCCAAAGATATCCAAATACCTGTAGGTTTATCCATTGAACGTCTCAATGCACTTAAAGCACAAGGAAAGCCTTTCGAATATTGCCTATTTCCTTTATTAGATCACAATACAAGCCTTTCGGCATCTAGTGAACCTAGCACTATTGCATTGAACTGGATCAAAAGTAGAAGTAAAAAAAAGGCACAAAGAACCTCTTGATAAGGTTTCATGAACATAAGATTAAGCATTAAAAAAGGCCTAAATAAAAAACTTAGGCCTTTCTTCAATCAATTCAAATGTTTAACTCGCTGGATTAATGCAAATCCGCACGAAGCACTTTATTTTTGTTCAATGCTCTATTGGAATAGATGATATACAAGGTGCCGATGATGGTTGGCGTAATCCAAACCAGCGTTGAACCAAGCTGAATCCCGGCAACTAAAAAGGCAGTCACCGACGCAATCAATGCGCCTACCATACGACCCAAATGACTGACCAGCCAACCATTTTTCTTTTCTTTGAAACTTTTAAACAGCTGAAAATCCCGAATACTCATAAATGCACCAAAACCACCAAAAAAGACATATAAAGCAGAATTTGCCACCTGCTGTACCAATCCAATTAAACCAAGACACAACATACCAACCGATGCAAGCAGCATCGTAGCCGAAATAAGTTTGTCTTTCCAATCGGCCTGTTGTTTAATCTTACTGCGTAAAGTCAACGCGCGATTACCCGCCAGAATGAGATAGATGGTAAAGATACCGATCAAAAATAAAAATGTGTTTTCGTGGCCCGGCATTCTCGCAATAACGAGTGAAATTAAAGAACTAATCACCATCGCATAGGAAAATATGATCCCCGTCTTCTTATGCCCTGCTCCTCCCTTTTTTACAGCCACACTGATCAGGCCGGTAATCAATCCTATTCCACCAAAAAATGCGTGAAAGTAGATCAATGTCTTAATTGTTTCTTCCATAGTTCTTCTTTAATAATTGTTTATAGCTAATAATGGTATTGAAGCAAAAAGGCGAATGGTTATGCCTGGTTTAAAATAGATAGACAGGAAACAGCGCTATGATGCCGTTTGCGACAATAGCCCAAATGTAAAAAATATCCTTTTAATTATCTAAATGTTTAAATAAAAATCACTCTTTTTCCTCACGGACGAGAAAATCATAAGAGTACCAGAATTTCAGGTCCCCATAGGAATTAAGGTTTCCTAGGCTATAGCTAATGGGATAATCAAAGCTATTCTGTTGCAGTTCAAGTTCATTTTTATAATCAATGACAAGTTTTTTAATAGCGTCCAAACCTGTTGCGCGTCTAATAAAACTAGTTTGACGTCCACCACGCAAATAAACCAGCACATCGGAACGATTTAACACCGTTTCGTCGGTTTTCGTCAGAAATTGATTGTACAGCAATTTTTCCAATACGTTTTTAAGATCACCACGTGGAAAATCACTTTCTCCCATCATAATCGAGTGGGTACCATAGTTGACTGACGAAACATAGTAGGGATTATATCCTATTTTTTTAAACTTCCCTAGTGCATCCTTACTAAAAGCCTGTTCATAGTCTTTCAGATCCGCATAGAGACTAAATGTAATATGTTCTCGACGCAATAACAGGCTATTAGTTCTTTTTATCGTGGTAGAATCATGGTGACGGACCAATTTGAGTACACTATCTACGTCAGGGCTATTATTAAGATGGTAGCGTATCGCTCTATAATCGAAAAATGCCCCTACAGACGATTGCCTCAAAACAGCCGGTTCCCCCTTGCTTTTCTTAGCGAAAGCTCGCACAGCATCAAATCCAGGAATGATACGGATTGGAGCTAAAGTTGGCTGTGTAGAAGAAATTGTGCTCTTGAAAGGTTTATAATTGCGAAGGGAAGTTAGTTTTAGTTGCGGCGTAGTATCTTTTAATCCCCAAACTGTCCCCAAATAGAAGTTTTTATCTGTAGTGCCATCCACGTAGATCTGGCTAACCGAAAACCCGACGGAACGCCCTACAAATTGATACCTTTTAGCCATTGTTCCATCACCGATCTCCCTAGCGTCAAAATCACTATCTTCTTTGTCACAACTGGACAAAAAACAAATGCTTAATAACAACAGGAAAAGATATTTCATAATTTAAAAAATTAATCGTCAGCTCTGGTGCAGCACTTCGATCTCATCTACCCGTCGGACAATGGCCTTTAGATTCTTCTCAAAGATAGACAAAATTCCTAATCCAATATACATAAAAATAAGAATAACAACACGATACAAAGCTAAAGGAACATAATTAACGATCCATTCCGAAGAAATCAACCCGATGATCAAAACCATAATCGGTATTGTTAAACCAAGATAATTGCGATAAACGCAGTATTTGTTCCCTCGAGGCCGATGCCGCAATAGGTATACTGGAATATAAAAAACTAGTGTACCAATCATCCCTAATTTTAATCCCGTCCAAAAAGCATCTGCATCGAGCGGCACAAAATAATAGAACAATGTGAAGTACAGGATATAAATTGCACTATGCCAATGCTTGACGAACTGTAAAAAATCAGCAGGAAATTTATTGATCTGTTTTCTTTGCAGATTCAATTCATAACTAGCTGCAATGCTTCCAAACCCCGCCTCTCCAAAACCGGCATAAGCGAGATCAATGGCTCGATTGAAATACATGCCGGCATCTGAAGACATCAGTTCCTCTACCTTACAGGCGAAGTGATCCAAAATTTCAATTTGAACATCAACATAATGATATCCTTTAGAACGGATAAAATCCATCAGAATACCTAACTCCGCTTTGGTCAATTTCTTTTCTGTCATGATACAATTGGTTTCGTGTTCAAAATAACCTGCAACTTCTCCACAAAGGTCAACGCATCTTTCATTTTACTTATCTGCGCTTTTTTTCCTTTCACTGTCAGGGAGTAATACTTTCTTGCTCTTCCATCGACAACTTCTATTGCTGTATCCAGGAGCCCTTCCGCTTCTAGCTTATGTAGTGCAGGATAAAGCGCTCCCTCAGTGAGGATAAACTCCCCATCTGTTAAGAGTTTTACCTGCTGAGTCATTTCATAGCCATACATTCTTTCCGTTCCAGACAATAGCTTCAGAATAATCGTTTGTAAAGTGCCTTTTAATAGCTTCGTATCTTTCATTCGTTCATCTTAAAAAAGTAATTAAATATACCTAATTTTCTTATATATACAAAAACATAAAAAAACTATGATACAGCAGGTTGCATTTTAACTTCCATCATCAGGTTGGGCGTTTGCACGGCCTTTTGACTGCACCGCTTCTACCCTGCTTTTGCCTTGCTTTTGGAATTCACCTAGCAAATCCCTATGAATCGCCCAGTCTTAACCTAGTTCACTAGGTAAACACAAGGTTTCAGCTAAGTGTTTACTAGGAACAAGAGCGAACAAAGGTAATGACAGGAGCGAATAAAGGCATAAGCAGGTCGGGAGCGAAAAAGCCGCTAGAGCTGGGAACTCCAAACGGCTTTGCACTAACAATTATATATAGAATGATATGATTATCCTGCTTTTAATAGATCAACAATAAGACGATCTCTATTTTCATTCAATGAGGGGTAAAACTGATTTAGATCAACCAATATGATTGGCATCCCCCTATTTTCGGGTTTATACAAGACATTATCCACCAAGTCCCGACAGAAAACCAACGATTCATTATCCGTAAACACTTCTCTTGACCTTTTGAGGAAACTATCAAAAAAACGTCTGGGATTATTGATGATTTTAAGATGCTCTTGGTTTGGAAAAACTGTACTGGAGAGATCTAACCCTCGAGAAAATATGACGTCCTTTAATTCTGCATGACCAAAATTTACCAAGGGAGTCTTTAATGGTTTGGCTTTTTTGAGAATAAAAAGATTGGTGGAATATAAATCTTCTGTAAAAGGAATTCCATAAAACCATGAAGAACTGATCTTTCCTTTAAATACCACATGAATCAAATTCGTCCCGTCGAAAGTTGTTTTGTCAAATGTATTGTAAAGGAAGGACGATTTTTCAATTTTTAGATTTCCAATGATGGCTTTCGAAAAATCATTCGCTTCGAATGTACTTTCCATCCAAAGCCCAGATTCCTGAAAAACAACAGACTGAAAGTTACAGTCTAC
The Sphingobacterium multivorum genome window above contains:
- a CDS encoding inorganic phosphate transporter, whose amino-acid sequence is MIPLLGETDLSTGLLIVFALCLFAVVAFEFVNGFHDTANAVATVIYTKALKPIVAIPWSGFWNFLGVFAGGIAVAMGILKLVPLDTLMALPVSVGACLVLSVLLAAIIWNLGTWYFGIPCSSSHTLIGALIGAGIGFTWYHGGSGVNWHKAEEIGLSLILSPLIGFGLAVILMLFLKHVVRYKALFHIPQGEDDRPPFLVRGILILTCTLVSFFHGSNDGQKGVGLFMLILIAFLPARFAINHSVPDAAVIKTLDQTEIVLQTIASSNVVQGTMFAHVHEEIEQVKLHLMDKSVTDKAGTFKFRKEVEGLVKSIATLESNKRININAENRLELNRKLVELKHLTDFAPIWVILTISVALGLGTMIGWKRIVITIGEKIGNEHLSYAQGASSEIVAASTIGISTVLGLPVSTTHVLSSGIAGSMVASGGKSNLNKGTLKSIGLAWVLTLPVSIGLALLLFVFFHLFI
- a CDS encoding SusC/RagA family TonB-linked outer membrane protein, translating into MKKKSHVLYHVPISYYLKWLLMAKFLIIFLFACVATGFAKESKAQKTVSLRFEEIRLKNLLTSIEEQTKINFIYNDNTINAIKIKHVDVRNKKWTDLLLPILAKESLEMDMVSENRIIIRSTTKVQDRIASGVIKDQQGKPLAGVSVRIKGTDKMTQSNSDGQFSLVVEKENSILQFSYLGYLSQEIAYQRQAIDVVLQEDLAQLEEVVVIGYGTQKKATLTGSVSQVSGSELQRSPAPNLSNSLAGRMPGVVANNRSGEPGNDQSQIYIRGKGSLGNNSPLYVIDGVANRGGIERLNPSDIETISVLKDASAAIYGAQAANGVILVTTKRGNGDKPTITYDGNYGFSEHTRTPKLMDSYQFMVYDDEINAHFGRAEKYKDIKGKYLDGTIDPLLYANTDWMKSVFKSSPQTQHSLSLRGGDEKVRYYVSGGYLYQKPGFRNTDLNFRTVQFRTNLDAKVTKDLSVLVEVATRQENRNNSNYDMGTFFWEAFHAYPFLPDYYPNGLPGPGLSWGNNLTILASGKTGYQRVKDNFVNTKAGFDLKTPWLLDGLSFSGYAAFDSQYRHEKKLNDMWDAYRYNPATKNYDNIRETTGDANINLTERNDDIRTETWNFKIGYDKKFGSHSVNAFIAYEQSKNRGDWFSAYRRDFLSDAVDYLFAGSDNQKNNDGKATISARQNYFGRVSYGFKDKYLADITVRRDGSQNFMSNARWGWFPGVSAGWRISQENFFKENVPFVNELKIKASWGKLGNDRVDPFQYISTYVLGDGAMFGLDPKRTKGFTVGRLANPNITWEKVDTKNVGFESVFFKNTLSFDLQYFYSMRTDILTPKQASVPRYTGLTLPDQNIGEISNRGVESSLLYRNRVNDFSYSVGGNFTFVRNKIHFFDEAQNTPEWQRRTDHSIDSWLVYKTDGIYQNQAEIDASPHLLNTMPGDIKYMDVDGDGKITSNDMVRIYESPIPEITYGITMGAKWKNFDLNILWSGQGRAKQIIKPGSYNRDVTYFENRWISETETPNALYPRAFDRDDTFNSMNSTFWLKNASFLRLKNVELAYSLSPKVLEKIKMKNLRVFISGFNLFSIDQIKIQDPEGTNAGGMYYPQQRIYSAGVNLSF
- a CDS encoding sigma-70 family RNA polymerase sigma factor → MYLKPLSAENKRNIAIDRDESSFKAYFVANYGVLKTNAISFIKDKQLAEDVVSEVLWKIWYLGPDLMNIANVEGYLLRAIKNKCLNLLRIRQVVLTDGTEYQDTLIDKNTPEQILISTESIQRIQQAVEGLPPKTKEAFKLVKEERKTYLETAEMMGISKKTVDRHIQIALEKLWSCIKEKK
- a CDS encoding FecR family protein, whose translation is MFSSEEQYFLFLAAKLLAGELTSEERIALDDLLRVDKNKRELLAYLAEKHEEEDLEAEISYEKSRPIELTAVEDVTVRPFIGRRKVKLLSIAASLFIVFGVWSFWFIKNDKKVAGDAEWQTIVTGKGERKSIKLSDGSEVWLNNESVLRLKAGFGKTDRVLELVGEGYFAIAKNPNLPLKIKTAYAEVQVLGTKFNLRALPDENTTTTSLIEGKVRLKVMDNQQEKLYELLPGNKVSVINQPVSTNDHRSKSVVQQPKVTFAKLDLVDAEVTETLWMKNRLVFNGEGFDMVAKIMERWFGKPIVVENERLAKEPITGIFDETTCEEVLNVIKRTGTKLNYYTQNDTLYVK
- a CDS encoding PadR family transcriptional regulator translates to MKDTKLLKGTLQTIILKLLSGTERMYGYEMTQQVKLLTDGEFILTEGALYPALHKLEAEGLLDTAIEVVDGRARKYYSLTVKGKKAQISKMKDALTFVEKLQVILNTKPIVS
- a CDS encoding alpha/beta hydrolase family protein, with the protein product MPKSSSLNCSLTNYAPLQRITLRTLPFLVAMYCLLFAQHAKAQSLDWSTKDIIFKSEGIKLTGTILQPRRAHAAIVLIHGSGQEKRMMEFASYLAQNGIAVFTYDKRGVGKSEGTYAGPEVGTNNIDSANLHLLAKDAQAAVKAFHQQLGKANIPMGLLGFSQAGWIIPLATNQNPLIDFFVLYSGAVIPAREQLRFQFFTNGKKDFWDKHTEADARQHVANDPDRYQFTNTDPMTPLKTITTPGLWLFGSKDIQIPVGLSIERLNALKAQGKPFEYCLFPLLDHNTSLSASSEPSTIALNWIKSRSKKKAQRTS
- a CDS encoding universal stress protein, whose product is MKQILVASDFSINASHALRYALSLASRLHMEIAVVHAIHPTEGINNSTYNAIFIEDYYARKRAALQEWTDQVVQENKYNGLKVRSVVEVGYLRNVVTKYVEYTDVSFLVMGITGATGIKEIVGSNASMAVTKLRIPTLIVPPESNLSAIPVITLATDYKTTKLSVRDVKALNRILKLSDPKKLEILHVSERDLDEKLVRNGEKKMRQLLPNVTINFNYVDEDDTRPSHAIVDFVENNQTDILCLVKRNHNMIYRLFASSTVNEVLNRSVKAILVLHE